In a genomic window of Larus michahellis chromosome 3, bLarMic1.1, whole genome shotgun sequence:
- the RRM2 gene encoding ribonucleoside-diphosphate reductase subunit M2, translating to MLSARAPLAARHDQPRMSPAKGLSPMKNLALNDKENTPPALSSARVLASKAARKIFLEGDGKPVPRGAEQEAEEEPLLRENPRRFVIFPIQYHDIWQMYKKAEASFWTAEEVDLSKDLQHWESLKPEEKYFISHVLAFFAASDGIVNENLVERFSQEVQITEARCFYGFQIAMENIHSEMYSLLIDTYIKDSKEREFLFNAIETLPCVKKKADWAMCWIGDKKATYGERVVAFAAVEGIFFSGSFASIFWLKKRGLMPGLTFSNELISRDEGLHCDFACLMFKHLIHKPSEERVKEIIMNAVLIEQEFLTEALPVKLIGMNCTLMKQYIEFVADRLMLELGFKKIYRAENPFDFMENISLEGKTNFFEKRVGEYQRMGVMSKPTDNSFTLDAEF from the exons ATGCTGTCCGCCCGCGCCCCGCTCGCTGCCCGCCACGACCAGCCCCGCATGTCGCCCGCGAAGGGCCTGTCACCCATGAAGAACCTGGCGCTGAACGACAAGGAGAACACG ccccccgcgctcAGTAGCGCCCGCGTCCTGGCCAGCAAGGCGGCCCGTAAGATCTTCCTGGAGGGCGACGGGAAGCCG GTGCCGCGGGGTGCGGagcaggaggcggaggaggagccGCTGCTGCGGGAGAACCCCCGCCGGTTCGTCATCTTCCCCATCCAGTACCACGACATCTGGCAGATGTACAAGAAGGCCGAGGCTTCCTTCTGGACGGcggaggag GTGGACCTTTCTAAAGACCTCCAGCACTGGGAATCCCTGAAGCCTGAGGAGAAGTACTTCATTTCCCATGTCCTTGCCTTCTTTGCTGCCAGCGATGGCATTGTCAATGAAAACTTG GTGGAGCGGTTCAGTCAAGAAGTACAAATCACAGAAGCCCGTTGTTTCTATGGCTTCCAGATTGCCATGGAAAATATACATTCAGAAATGTACAGTCTTCTTATTGACACCTACATCAAAGATTCTAAAGAGAG ggaatttctttttaatgctattGAAACACTGCCATGTGTTAAAAAGAAGGCTGACTGGGCCATGTGCTGGATTGGGGACAAGAAAGCAACGTATG GAGAACGTGTAGTAGCTTTTGCAGCCGTGGAAGGAATCTTCTTTTCTGGCTCTTTCGCATCAATTTTTTGGCTGAAGAAAAGAGGATTAATGCCTGGACTCACTTTTTCTAACGAACTCATCAGCAGAGATGAG GGCTTGCACTGTGATTTTGCCTGCCTCATGTTCAAGCACTTGATACACAAACCATCAGAGGAAAGAGTGAAGGAAATCATCATGAATGCTGTTCTCATAGAACAG GAATTCTTGACGGAGGCACTGCCTGTGAAGCTGATTGGCATGAACTGCACTTTAATGAAACAGTACATAGAGTTTGTAGCGGACCGGCTTATGTTGGAACTGGGATTTAAAAAG ATATACAGGGCGGAGAATCCGTTTGACTTCATGGAAAACATCTCTCTGGAAGGCAAGACCAATTTCTTTGAGAAGCGAGTAGGTGAATATCAGAGGATGGGAGTCATGTCGAAGCCCACGGACAACTCTTTCACCCTGGATGCGGAATTTTAA